The Mycolicibacterium flavescens genome has a segment encoding these proteins:
- the hemH gene encoding ferrochelatase codes for MDIDAVLLLSFGGPERPEDVMPFLENVTRGRGIPRERLASVAEHYLHFGGVSPINGINRAVIERLRTYVDVPVYFGNRNWEPYVEEAVTAMRDDGVRRAAVFTTSAWGGYSSCTQYVEDIGRGRQAAGDAAPQLIKLRQYFDHPLFVQMFADAITDAARAVPHDARLVFTAHSIPLAARSRCGTELYERQVAYASGLVAAAAGYDDYDQVWQSRSGPPQVPWLEPDVGDHLSSLIENGTTGVIVCPIGFVADHIEVVWDLDTELREQAEEAGIVFARAATPNADLARVAADLLAELRDGRDPERVPGTNPPPLQGYSVDGVLCTPDCG; via the coding sequence ATGGACATCGACGCCGTCCTGCTGCTCTCGTTCGGCGGGCCGGAGCGCCCCGAAGACGTGATGCCGTTCCTGGAGAACGTGACTCGCGGACGGGGCATCCCGCGGGAGCGGTTGGCGTCGGTCGCCGAGCACTACCTGCATTTCGGCGGCGTCTCACCGATCAACGGCATCAACCGGGCGGTGATCGAGCGGCTGCGCACCTACGTCGACGTCCCGGTGTACTTCGGCAACCGCAACTGGGAGCCCTACGTCGAGGAGGCCGTGACCGCCATGCGCGACGACGGGGTGCGCCGCGCGGCGGTGTTCACCACGTCGGCGTGGGGCGGCTACTCGAGCTGCACGCAGTACGTCGAGGACATCGGAAGGGGACGGCAGGCGGCGGGCGACGCGGCCCCGCAACTGATCAAACTGCGTCAGTACTTCGACCATCCGCTGTTCGTGCAGATGTTCGCCGACGCGATCACCGACGCAGCGAGGGCGGTGCCGCACGACGCGCGCCTGGTGTTCACCGCACACTCGATTCCGCTGGCTGCCCGGTCACGCTGTGGCACAGAGCTTTACGAGCGTCAGGTGGCATATGCCTCCGGGCTGGTGGCGGCTGCGGCCGGGTACGACGACTACGACCAGGTGTGGCAGTCCCGATCCGGCCCGCCGCAGGTACCGTGGCTGGAACCCGATGTAGGCGACCATCTTTCGTCGCTCATCGAGAACGGCACCACGGGCGTGATCGTGTGTCCGATCGGTTTCGTCGCCGACCACATCGAGGTGGTGTGGGACCTCGACACCGAACTGCGCGAACAAGCCGAAGAAGCCGGAATTGTCTTCGCCAGGGCGGCGACGCCGAACGCCGACCTCGCACGTGTCGCTGCCGATCTGCTCGCCGAGTTACGCGACGGCCGGGACCCTGAGCGGGTGCCCGGAACGAATCCGCCGCCACTGCAGGGGTATTCGGTCGACGGCGTGCTGTGCACGCCGGACTGCGGCTAG
- the inhA gene encoding enoyl-(acyl-carrier-protein) reductase (NADH): MTGLLEGKRVLVTGIITDSSIAFHIAKVAQESGAELVLTGFDRLKLIQRIADRLPNPAPLLELDVQNEKHLDTLSERITEVIGEGNKIDGVVHSIGFMPQSGMGINPFFDAPYEDVSKGIHISAFSYASLAKATLPIMNRGGSIVGMDFDPTRAMPAYNWMTVAKSALESVNRFVAREAGPYGVRSNLVAAGPIRTLAMSAIVGGALGAEAGEQMRLLEEGWDQRAPVGWDMKDPTPVAKTVCALLSDWLPATTGTVIYADGGASTQLL, from the coding sequence ATGACCGGTTTGCTCGAAGGCAAGCGCGTCCTCGTCACGGGAATCATCACCGACTCGTCGATCGCGTTCCACATCGCCAAGGTCGCTCAAGAGTCGGGTGCGGAGCTGGTGTTGACCGGGTTCGACCGGCTGAAGCTGATCCAGCGGATCGCCGACCGGTTGCCCAACCCGGCGCCGCTGTTGGAGCTCGACGTGCAGAACGAGAAGCACCTCGACACGTTATCCGAGCGCATCACAGAGGTGATCGGCGAGGGCAACAAGATCGACGGCGTGGTGCACTCGATCGGCTTCATGCCGCAATCGGGCATGGGCATCAACCCGTTCTTCGACGCGCCCTACGAGGACGTCTCCAAAGGCATTCACATCTCGGCCTTTTCGTACGCCTCGCTGGCGAAGGCGACGCTGCCGATCATGAACCGCGGCGGCAGCATCGTCGGTATGGACTTCGATCCGACCCGCGCGATGCCCGCCTACAACTGGATGACCGTGGCCAAGAGTGCGCTCGAGTCGGTGAACCGCTTCGTCGCCCGCGAGGCCGGGCCGTACGGTGTGCGTTCGAACCTCGTCGCGGCCGGGCCGATCCGCACCCTCGCGATGAGCGCGATCGTCGGCGGCGCACTCGGAGCCGAGGCCGGTGAGCAGATGCGGTTGCTCGAGGAGGGCTGGGATCAGCGCGCGCCGGTCGGCTGGGACATGAAGGACCCGACCCCGGTGGCCAAGACGGTGTGCGCGCTGCTGTCGGACTGGCTGCCTGCCACCACCGGCACCGTGATCTACGCCGACGGCGGCGCAAGCACGCAATTGCTGTGA
- the fabG1 gene encoding dehydrogenase of uncharacterised specificity, short-chain alcohol dehydrogenase like protein translates to MTAQATSNDTGATAESESAGGRPPFVSRSVLVTGGNRGIGLAIAKRLAADGHKVAVTHRGSGAPEGLFGVVCDVTDNAAVDRAFKEVEEHQGPVEVLVSNAGISKDAFLMRMTEERFEEVINANLTGAFRVAQRASRTMQRKRFGRIIFIGSVSGMWGIGNQANYAAAKAGLIGMARSISRELSKANVTANVVAPGYIDTEMTRALDERIQAGALDFIPAKRVGTAEEVAGAVSFLASEDASYIAGAVIPVDGGMGMGH, encoded by the coding sequence ATGACTGCGCAGGCGACGAGCAATGACACCGGAGCGACCGCCGAATCCGAATCGGCCGGTGGTCGTCCGCCTTTCGTCTCCCGCTCGGTGCTGGTGACCGGCGGTAACCGTGGCATCGGCCTTGCCATCGCGAAGCGCCTCGCCGCCGACGGTCACAAGGTCGCCGTCACCCACCGCGGTTCGGGGGCCCCCGAGGGGCTGTTCGGCGTGGTGTGCGACGTCACCGACAACGCCGCCGTCGACCGCGCGTTCAAAGAGGTCGAGGAGCATCAGGGACCGGTCGAGGTGCTGGTGTCCAACGCCGGCATCTCCAAGGACGCGTTCCTGATGCGGATGACCGAGGAGCGGTTCGAAGAGGTCATCAACGCCAACCTCACCGGCGCGTTCCGGGTGGCGCAGCGGGCCTCACGCACCATGCAGCGCAAGCGGTTCGGCCGGATCATCTTCATCGGCTCGGTGTCGGGCATGTGGGGCATCGGCAACCAGGCCAACTACGCGGCCGCCAAGGCCGGCCTGATCGGCATGGCCCGCTCGATCTCGCGTGAGCTGTCCAAGGCCAACGTCACCGCCAACGTCGTCGCGCCCGGCTACATCGACACCGAGATGACCCGGGCCCTCGACGAGCGGATCCAGGCCGGTGCACTGGATTTCATACCCGCCAAGCGCGTGGGCACCGCCGAGGAGGTGGCCGGCGCGGTCAGCTTCCTGGCGTCCGAGGATGCCAGCTATATCGCCGGCGCGGTGATCCCCGTCGACGGCGGCATGGGTATGGGCCACTAG
- a CDS encoding Mg-chelatase subunit ChlD, whose translation MTVPLLGPLSLTGFQHIWWFLLFVVVLLALAGLYAAAQIARRKRLQRFANTELLDSVAPKRPSPLRHVPAALLAISLLFCTIALAGPTHDQRLPRNRAVVVLAIDVSQSMRATDVDPSRLAAAQEASKKFVDELTPGINLGVIAYAGTANVLVSPTTNRDASRRAIENLQVADKTATGEAIFTALSSISTVGAVIGGGDTPPPAHIVLFSDGKETVPNNPDNPKGAFTAARAAKDQGVPISTISFGTPNGSVEVNNERVPVPVDDEGMEKIAELAGGEAYTASNLDELNKVYDTLQDQIGYETVRGEATTGWLRLGALFAAVAAVASLLINRRLPL comes from the coding sequence ATGACAGTTCCACTGCTGGGACCGCTATCGCTCACGGGTTTTCAGCACATCTGGTGGTTCCTCCTGTTTGTGGTGGTCCTGCTGGCACTGGCCGGGTTGTACGCCGCCGCCCAGATCGCCCGGCGAAAGCGGTTGCAGCGCTTCGCCAACACCGAGCTGCTCGACAGCGTCGCGCCCAAGCGGCCCAGTCCACTGCGTCACGTTCCCGCGGCGCTGCTGGCGATCTCGCTGCTGTTCTGCACCATCGCGCTGGCCGGGCCCACCCACGACCAACGCCTTCCGCGCAACCGCGCGGTGGTGGTGCTGGCCATCGACGTCTCCCAGTCGATGCGCGCCACCGACGTCGACCCGAGCCGCCTGGCCGCGGCCCAGGAGGCCTCGAAGAAGTTCGTCGACGAGCTCACGCCGGGCATCAACCTCGGCGTCATCGCCTATGCCGGGACCGCCAACGTCCTGGTTTCGCCGACCACCAACCGCGACGCGAGCCGGCGCGCGATCGAAAATCTTCAGGTGGCCGACAAGACCGCCACCGGCGAGGCCATCTTCACCGCACTGTCGTCGATCTCCACCGTCGGCGCTGTCATCGGTGGCGGCGATACGCCACCGCCCGCGCACATCGTGCTGTTCTCCGACGGCAAGGAGACGGTGCCGAACAACCCCGACAACCCGAAGGGTGCGTTCACCGCGGCACGGGCCGCCAAGGATCAGGGCGTGCCGATCTCGACGATCTCGTTCGGCACGCCGAACGGGTCGGTCGAGGTGAACAACGAGCGGGTCCCGGTGCCCGTCGACGACGAGGGCATGGAGAAGATCGCAGAACTCGCAGGCGGCGAGGCCTACACCGCGTCCAACCTCGACGAACTCAACAAGGTCTACGACACCCTGCAGGACCAGATCGGGTACGAGACCGTGCGCGGTGAGGCGACCACCGGCTGGCTCCGGCTCGGCGCCCTGTTCGCGGCCGTGGCGGCCGTGGCCAGCCTGCTGATCAACCGACGGCTACCGCTGTGA
- a CDS encoding Mg-chelatase subunit ChlD has product MTLPLLGPMTLSGFENAWFFLFLLAVLGIVGLYMVVQLARHRRMLRFANMELLESVAPKRPSRWRHLPAILLVIGLVLLTVAMTGPTHDVRIPRNRAVVMLVMDVSQSMRATDVAPNRMAAAQEASKQFADELTPGINLGLISYAGTATVLVSPTTGREATKAAIDKLEFADRTATGEGIFTALQAIATVGAVIGGGDEPPPARIVLFSDGKETVPSNPDNPKGAYTAARTAKDQGVPISTISFGTPYGYVEINDQRQPVPVDDEMLKKIADLSGGEAFTASSLQQLREVYANLQQQIGYETIRGDASVGWLRLGTLALAMATLAALFINRRLPN; this is encoded by the coding sequence ATGACATTGCCGTTGCTCGGACCCATGACGCTGTCGGGTTTCGAAAACGCCTGGTTCTTCCTGTTCCTGCTCGCGGTGCTCGGAATCGTCGGGCTCTACATGGTCGTCCAGCTGGCCCGGCATCGGCGGATGCTGCGGTTCGCCAACATGGAGTTGTTGGAAAGCGTTGCGCCCAAACGGCCTTCGCGCTGGCGGCATCTTCCCGCGATCCTGCTCGTCATCGGTCTGGTGTTGCTGACGGTGGCGATGACCGGACCCACGCATGACGTCCGCATTCCGCGCAACCGCGCGGTGGTGATGCTCGTGATGGACGTCTCGCAGTCGATGCGCGCCACCGACGTCGCTCCGAATCGGATGGCCGCCGCCCAGGAGGCGTCCAAACAGTTCGCCGACGAACTCACCCCGGGAATCAACCTGGGCTTGATCTCCTACGCCGGCACGGCGACGGTGCTCGTGTCGCCGACCACGGGCCGGGAGGCCACCAAGGCCGCAATCGACAAACTGGAGTTCGCCGACCGCACGGCGACCGGTGAGGGCATCTTCACGGCTCTGCAGGCGATCGCCACCGTCGGGGCGGTGATCGGCGGCGGCGACGAACCCCCGCCTGCGCGCATCGTGCTGTTCTCCGACGGCAAGGAGACCGTGCCGTCGAACCCGGACAACCCCAAGGGCGCCTACACCGCGGCCCGCACCGCGAAGGACCAGGGGGTACCGATCTCGACGATCTCGTTCGGCACGCCGTACGGCTACGTCGAGATCAACGACCAGCGCCAGCCCGTACCGGTCGACGACGAGATGCTCAAGAAGATCGCCGATCTGTCCGGCGGGGAGGCGTTCACCGCGTCGAGCCTTCAACAGCTGCGAGAGGTCTACGCGAACCTGCAGCAGCAGATCGGCTACGAGACGATCCGCGGCGATGCGAGCGTGGGGTGGCTGCGGCTGGGAACGCTGGCCCTGGCGATGGCCACGCTGGCGGCCTTGTTCATCAACCGTCGTCTGCCGAACTGA